One Brachyhypopomus gauderio isolate BG-103 chromosome 15, BGAUD_0.2, whole genome shotgun sequence genomic region harbors:
- the c15h10orf53 gene encoding UPF0728 protein C10orf53 homolog isoform X1, which translates to MPQTSPIIIRYGPYESCGIVEHRTFRLEGIQAALKDSGYVWVLEKTSDRNQVELVINGERVHACNITDLDFGIPASACQQACTLLVSKPCRLLQKTQSCY; encoded by the exons ATGCCTCAAACCTCACCGATCATCATCCGATACGGCCCTTACGAATCGTGTGGTATTGTTGAACACAGGACATTCCGCCTAGAAGGTATCCAAG CGGCTCTGAAAGACAGCGGCTACGTTTGGGTACTTGAAAAAACGTCCGACCGGAACCAAGTGGAGCTGGTTATCAACGGAGAGCGCGTGCACGCGTGCAACATTACCGATCTGGATTTCG GTATTCCTGCCAGTGCCTGCCAGCAGGCCTGCACTTTATTGGTCTCTAAACCGTGTAGGCTACTGCAGAAGACACAGAGCTGTTATTGA